A genomic stretch from Setaria italica strain Yugu1 chromosome VII, Setaria_italica_v2.0, whole genome shotgun sequence includes:
- the LOC101758599 gene encoding pentatricopeptide repeat-containing protein At5g04780, mitochondrial isoform X1, giving the protein MILLLRVTNSIGEACLQVKPESLRTAGFAWMGIWFNRHAISQCARSLIAVCSELHFGARSFCNKLNDGIAPKDKRLVRFDRKLIDMFALHALLQLCAKRRCLLIGKGCHGLAIHLGLASDTITCNILINLYTKCGMNDCARHVFDAMPFRSVVSWNTMIAGYTCNGDDLQALKLFSKMHQEGQHMSEFTLSSTLRACAAKFATIECKQLHTIAIKLAFDSNSFVGTAVLDVYAKCNMINDACLVFEKISEKTAVTWSTFFAGLVQNGLHEDALRLFQSSQREGVQLTEFTLSAILSTCASLALMIEGIQLHAVIFKYGFHSNLFVASSLVDIYARCGQIEEAYLIFVDMKHKNVVVWNAMITSFTRHGNFWEAMILFEKMHQSGISPNEVTYLSMLSVCGHAGLVEEARCYFSLLISDQSVKPNVVHYSCMVDVLGRSGKTDEAWELIQQMPFEPTASMWGSLLGSCRKYRNIGLARIAAEQLFKLEPENGGNHALLSDVYAAGGSWENAVLARKHLNNRGAKKDVGSSWIYTKGKAHMFGCEQKEELFV; this is encoded by the coding sequence ATGATTCTCCTTTTGCGAGTAACGAATTCCATTGGTGAAGCTTGCCTTCAAGTAAAACCTGAGAGCTTGCGGACAGCGGGCTTTGCTTGGATGGGCATTTGGTTCAACCGTCATGCTATAAGTCAGTGTGCCAGATCTCTTATTGCTGTATGCTCGGAACTTCATTTTGGTGCTCGTTCTTTTTGTAACAAGCTCAACGATGGAATTGCGCCAAAGGATAAAAGGCTTGTTAGGTTTGACAGAAAGTTGATTGACATGTTTGCACTGCATGCACTTTTGCAACTGTGTGCAAAGAGGAGGTGCCTCTTGATTGGGAAGGGGTGCCATGGTTTAGCCATCCATTTGGGTTTGGCAAGTGATACTATCACGTGCAATATTCTGATCAACTTGTACACAAAATGTGGCATGAATGATTGCGCCCGTCATGTTTTTGATGCAATGCCTTTCAGAAGCGTAGTCTCATGGAATACCATGATTGCTGGGTATACTTGCAATGGAGATGATTTACAAGCTCTGAAGCTTTTTTCAAAGATGCACCAAGAAGGGCAACATATGAGTGAATTTACCTTATCCAGCACCCTCCGTGCGTGTGCTGCAAAATTTGCAACCATAGAATGCAAACAATTGCACACTATCGCCATCAAGCTTGCATTTGACTCAAATAGTTTTGTTGGAACTGCAGTTCTTGATGTTTATGCAAAGTGTAATATGATTAATGACGCGTGCTTGGTTTTTGAGAAAATTTCTGAGAAAACTGCAGTTACATGGAGTACATTCTTTGCAGGACTCGTGCAAAATGGTCTTCATGAAGATGCATTGCGTTTATTCCAGAGTTCACAAAGGGAAGGAGTGCAATTGACTGAATTTACTCTTTCTGCTATCCTCAGTACATGTGCAAGCTTAGCATTGATGATTGAAGGAATACAGCTGCACGCAGTTATTTTCAAGTATGGTTTTCATAGTAATTTATTTGTGGCATCATCCCTTGTGGATATCTATGCAAGGTGTGGGCAGATTGAGGAAGCATAtctaatatttgttgatatgaAACACAAGAATGTCGTTGTGTGGAATGCAATGATCACTAGTTTTACTAGGCATGGCAATTTTTGGGAAGCAATGATTCTCTTTGAGAAAATGCATCAGTCAGGGATATCTCCAAATGAAGTTACTTACCTCTCCATGTTGTCAGTGTGTGGTCATGCAGGTTTAGTTGAAGAGGCCCGCTGCTACTTCAGCCTGCTAATTTCTGATCAGAGTGTCAAACCTAATGTCGTTCACTATTCTTGCATGGTTGATGTTTTGGGGCGATCTGGGAAGACTGATGAGGCTTGGGAACTGATTCAACAAATGCCATTTGAGCCAACTGCTTCTATGTGGGGATCTTTGCTTGGATCGTGCCGTAAGTACAGAAATATCGGATTAGCCAGAATAGCAGCTGAACAGCTATTCAAACTGGAACCAGAAAATGGAGGGAACCATGCTTTGCTTTCAGATGTATATGCGGCCGGTGGAAGCTGGGAGAATGCTGTGTTGGCTAGGAAGCATCTGAACAATCGTGGTGCAAAGAAAGACGTGGGCTCAAGTTGGATCTACACAAAGGGTAAAGCTCATATGTTTGGTTGTGAACAAAAAGAGGAGCTGTTTgtgtag
- the LOC101758599 gene encoding pentatricopeptide repeat-containing protein At5g04780, mitochondrial isoform X3, which yields MILLLRVTNSIGEACLQVKPESLRTAGFAWMGIWFNRHAISQCARSLIAVCSELHFGARSFCNKLNDGIAPKDKRLVRFDRKLIDMFALHALLQLCAKRRCLLIGKGCHGLAIHLGLASDTITCNILINLYTKCGMNDCARHVFDAMPFRSVVSWNTMIAGYTCNGDDLQALKLFSKMHQEGQHMSEFTLSSTLRACAAKFATIECKQLHTIAIKLAFDSNSFVGTAVLDVYAKCNMINDACLVFEKISEKTAVTWSTFFAGLVQNGLHEDALRLFQSSQREGVQLTEFTLSAILSTCASLALMIEGIQLHAVIFKYGFHSNLFVASSLVDIYARCGQIEEAYLIFVDMKHKNVVVWNAMITSFTRHGNFWEAMILFEKMHQSGISPNEVTYLSMLSVCGHAGLVEEARCYFSLLISDQSVKPNVVHYSCMVDVLGRSGKTDEAWELIQQMPFEPTASMWGSLLGSCRKYRNIGLARIAAEQLFKLEPENGGNHALLSDVYAAGGSWENAVLARKHLNNRGAKKDVGSSWIYTKELYMESGCTIC from the exons ATGATTCTCCTTTTGCGAGTAACGAATTCCATTGGTGAAGCTTGCCTTCAAGTAAAACCTGAGAGCTTGCGGACAGCGGGCTTTGCTTGGATGGGCATTTGGTTCAACCGTCATGCTATAAGTCAGTGTGCCAGATCTCTTATTGCTGTATGCTCGGAACTTCATTTTGGTGCTCGTTCTTTTTGTAACAAGCTCAACGATGGAATTGCGCCAAAGGATAAAAGGCTTGTTAGGTTTGACAGAAAGTTGATTGACATGTTTGCACTGCATGCACTTTTGCAACTGTGTGCAAAGAGGAGGTGCCTCTTGATTGGGAAGGGGTGCCATGGTTTAGCCATCCATTTGGGTTTGGCAAGTGATACTATCACGTGCAATATTCTGATCAACTTGTACACAAAATGTGGCATGAATGATTGCGCCCGTCATGTTTTTGATGCAATGCCTTTCAGAAGCGTAGTCTCATGGAATACCATGATTGCTGGGTATACTTGCAATGGAGATGATTTACAAGCTCTGAAGCTTTTTTCAAAGATGCACCAAGAAGGGCAACATATGAGTGAATTTACCTTATCCAGCACCCTCCGTGCGTGTGCTGCAAAATTTGCAACCATAGAATGCAAACAATTGCACACTATCGCCATCAAGCTTGCATTTGACTCAAATAGTTTTGTTGGAACTGCAGTTCTTGATGTTTATGCAAAGTGTAATATGATTAATGACGCGTGCTTGGTTTTTGAGAAAATTTCTGAGAAAACTGCAGTTACATGGAGTACATTCTTTGCAGGACTCGTGCAAAATGGTCTTCATGAAGATGCATTGCGTTTATTCCAGAGTTCACAAAGGGAAGGAGTGCAATTGACTGAATTTACTCTTTCTGCTATCCTCAGTACATGTGCAAGCTTAGCATTGATGATTGAAGGAATACAGCTGCACGCAGTTATTTTCAAGTATGGTTTTCATAGTAATTTATTTGTGGCATCATCCCTTGTGGATATCTATGCAAGGTGTGGGCAGATTGAGGAAGCATAtctaatatttgttgatatgaAACACAAGAATGTCGTTGTGTGGAATGCAATGATCACTAGTTTTACTAGGCATGGCAATTTTTGGGAAGCAATGATTCTCTTTGAGAAAATGCATCAGTCAGGGATATCTCCAAATGAAGTTACTTACCTCTCCATGTTGTCAGTGTGTGGTCATGCAGGTTTAGTTGAAGAGGCCCGCTGCTACTTCAGCCTGCTAATTTCTGATCAGAGTGTCAAACCTAATGTCGTTCACTATTCTTGCATGGTTGATGTTTTGGGGCGATCTGGGAAGACTGATGAGGCTTGGGAACTGATTCAACAAATGCCATTTGAGCCAACTGCTTCTATGTGGGGATCTTTGCTTGGATCGTGCCGTAAGTACAGAAATATCGGATTAGCCAGAATAGCAGCTGAACAGCTATTCAAACTGGAACCAGAAAATGGAGGGAACCATGCTTTGCTTTCAGATGTATATGCGGCCGGTGGAAGCTGGGAGAATGCTGTGTTGGCTAGGAAGCATCTGAACAATCGTGGTGCAAAGAAAGACGTGGGCTCAAGTTGGATCTACACAAAGG AGCTGTACATGGAAAGTGGATGCACGATTTGTTGA
- the LOC101759410 gene encoding cationic amino acid transporter 6, chloroplastic, with amino-acid sequence MDKGALASSASDQGALTAAAGGGSFASLRAYGRALAQTPRRLARRACAATAPGEEMSRVRARSGPRMARALRWWDLVGLGLGGMVGAGVFVTTGRATRLYAGPGVVVSYAIAGLCALLSAFCYTEFAVDMPVAGGAFSYLRVTFGEFAAFLTGANLIMEYVFSNAAVARSFTAYLGTAVGVDAPSKWRIPVPGLPEGFNQVDLVAVGVILLITVCICYSTKESSVVNMVLTAVHVAFILFIIVIGFVHGDARNLTRPADPSRNPGGFFPHGAMGVFNGAAMVYLSYIGYDAVSTMAEEVERPARDIPIGVSGSVVVVTVLYCLMAASMSMLLPYDAIDPEAPFSGPFRGRKGMAWVSNVIGAGASLGILTSLMVAMLGQARYLCVIGRSGVMPAWLARVNPRTATPVNASAFLGLFTAALALFTELDILLNLVCIGTLFVFYMVANAVVYRRYVGDAELGRTRRAWPTLAFLAAFSLLALAFALVWKLAPPERGVRTGLLAACAALAVATVAAFQALVPQAHAPELWGVPGMPWVPAASVFLNVFLLGSLDRPSYVRFGFFSVAALLVYVLYSVHASYDAEESGLDGGGAKVQDEACTV; translated from the exons ATGGACAAGGGCGCGCTGGCATCGTCTGCCTCCGACCAGGGGGCtctgaccgccgccgccggcggcggatcGTTCGCGAGCCTGCGCGCGTACGGCCGCGCGCTGGCGCAGACGCCGCGTCGCCTGGCGCGGCGGGCgtgcgcggcgacggcgccgggggAGGAGATGAGCCGCGTGCGGGCGCGATCCGGCCCCCGCATGGCGCGCGCGCTGCGGTGGTGGGACCtcgtcggcctcggcctcgggggcatggtcggcgccggcgtctTCGTCACCACGGGCCGCGCCACGCGCCTCTACGCGGGGCCCGGCGTCGTCGTGTCCTACGCCATTGCGGGCCTCTGCGCGCTGCTCTCCGCCTTCTGCTACACCGAGTTCGCCGTCGACATGCCCGTTGCCGGCGGAGCCTTCAGCTACCTCCGCGTCACCTTCG GTGAGTTCGCGGCGTTCCTGACAGGGGCGAACCTTATCATGGAGTACGTCTTCTCcaacgcggcggtggcgcggagcTTCACGGCGTACCTGGGCACGGCCGTGGGCGTGGACGCGCCCAGCAAGTGGCGGATCCCCGTGCCCGGCCTGCCCGAGGGCTTCAACCAGGTGgacctcgtcgccgtcggcgtcaTCCTCCTCATCACCGTCTGCATCTGCTACAG CACCAAGGAGAGCTCGGTGGTGAACATGGTGCTGACGGCGGTGCACGTGGCGTTCATCCTGTTCATCATCGTGATCGGGTTCGTGCACGGCGACGCGCGGAACCTGACGCGCCCCGCCGACCCGTCCCGCAACCCCGGCGGCTTCTTCCCGCACGGCGCCATGGGCGTGTTCAACGGCGCGGCCATGGTGTACCTGAGCTACATCGGGTACGACGCCGTCTCCACCATGGCCGAGGAGGTGGAGCGGCCCGCGCGCGACATCCCCATCGGCGTCTCGggctccgtcgtcgtcgtcaccgtGCTCTACTGCCTCATGGCCGCCTCCATGTCCATGCTCCTCCCTTACGACGCG ATTGACCCGGAGGCGCCGTTCTCGGGGCCGTTCAGGGGCCGGAAGGGGATGGCGTGGGTGTCCAACGtcatcggcgccggcgcgagcCTCGGCATCCTGACGTCGCTCATGGTGGCGATGCTTGGGCAGGCCCGGTACCTGTGCGTCATCGGCCGCTCCGGCGTCATGCCCGCCTGGCTCGCCAGGGTCAACCCCCGCACCGCCACACCCGTCAACGCCTCCGCCTTCCTCG GGCTCTtcacggcggcgctggcgctgtTCACGGAGCTGGACATCCTGCTCAACCTCGTCTGCATCGGCACGCTCTTCGTCTTCTACATGGTGGCCAACGCCGTCGTGTACCGCCGCTACGTCGGCGACGCCGAGCTCGGTCGCACCCGCAGAGCCTGGCCGACGCTGGCGTTCCTCGccgccttctccctcctcgCGCTCGCCTTCGCGCTGGTTTGGAAGCTGGCGCCGCCCGAGCGCGGCGTGCGGACGGGCCTCCTCGCCGCGTGcgcggcgctcgccgtcgccacggTCGCCGCGTTCCAGGCGCTGGTGCCGCAGGCGCACGCGCCCGAGCTGTGGGGCGTGCCCGGGATGCCTTGGGTGCCCGCGGCGTCCGTGTTCCTCAACGTCTTCCTCCTGGGCTCGCTGGACCGGCCCTCCTACGTCCGCTTCGGCTTCTTCTCGGTCGCCGCGTTGCTCGTGTACGTGCTCTACAGCGTGCACGCCAGCTACGACGCCGAGGAGAgcggcctcgacggcggcggggcaaAGGTGCAGGACGAAGCGTGCACGGTGTAG